A DNA window from Maribellus comscasis contains the following coding sequences:
- the hydF gene encoding [FeFe] hydrogenase H-cluster maturation GTPase HydF, giving the protein MRAPKTFRLHIGIFGRRNAGKSSILNALTQQDVSIVSEIAGTTTDPVEKPMELLPLGPVLFIDTAGIDDEGVLGEKRIQKTLQIFDRTDLGVIVSNFNDWGEFEHQLIEEFKNREIPFIVVFNKSDIHGENIDIESQLDSVKIRYALTSATKSTGISGLRQLLLKTAPADFINRPTILADLVGPGEAAVLVVPIDKEAPKGRLILPQVQSIRDLLDNDSFCTVVKERELREALSLFNKPPKLVVTDSQAFLKVAADTPAQIPMTSFSILFARFQGDLNEMVKGAMSIDKLKTGDKVLIAEACSHHPIGEDIGTVKIPRWLTQYVGGKLQIDSIRGHDFPKNISDYKLIIHCGACMWNRREMLSRIIKAKQAGVPLTNYGLTIAYSLGIFERALQPFPAALNIYKEVYKD; this is encoded by the coding sequence ATGAGAGCACCTAAAACATTTCGTTTGCACATTGGGATTTTCGGGAGAAGAAACGCTGGCAAGTCAAGTATTTTAAATGCATTGACTCAACAAGATGTTTCCATCGTTTCTGAAATTGCAGGCACAACAACCGACCCTGTGGAAAAGCCAATGGAACTTTTGCCGTTAGGCCCGGTTTTGTTTATCGATACTGCAGGAATTGACGATGAGGGAGTGCTTGGGGAAAAAAGAATTCAAAAGACGCTTCAAATTTTTGACCGGACCGACCTGGGAGTGATCGTGAGCAATTTTAATGATTGGGGCGAGTTTGAACACCAATTAATTGAAGAATTTAAAAACCGGGAAATTCCTTTCATCGTTGTTTTTAACAAAAGTGACATTCACGGAGAGAACATCGACATCGAATCACAACTGGACAGCGTAAAAATTAGATATGCCCTTACATCAGCAACAAAATCAACAGGAATATCCGGGCTAAGACAATTGTTGCTCAAAACTGCCCCTGCAGATTTTATTAACCGACCAACAATTTTAGCCGATTTGGTGGGCCCTGGTGAGGCCGCAGTACTTGTTGTTCCGATTGACAAAGAGGCTCCCAAAGGCCGGCTGATTTTACCACAGGTACAAAGCATCCGCGATTTGTTAGATAACGACTCATTTTGTACTGTTGTGAAAGAAAGGGAACTTCGTGAAGCGCTCTCTCTTTTTAATAAACCGCCTAAGCTGGTAGTAACCGACTCACAAGCCTTTTTAAAAGTAGCAGCGGATACTCCGGCTCAAATCCCGATGACCTCATTTTCGATTCTTTTTGCCCGTTTTCAGGGAGATCTGAACGAGATGGTAAAAGGTGCTATGAGCATCGACAAACTTAAGACAGGAGACAAGGTACTAATTGCTGAAGCCTGCTCCCACCACCCCATCGGCGAAGATATAGGAACGGTAAAAATCCCAAGATGGCTAACACAATATGTTGGTGGAAAACTTCAAATCGACAGTATTCGGGGACACGACTTTCCTAAAAATATTTCGGATTACAAGCTGATTATTCACTGTGGTGCCTGCATGTGGAACCGCCGCGAAATGTTATCAAGAATTATAAAAGCAAAACAGGCCGGCGTTCCGCTTACAAATTACGGATTAACAATCGCCTATTCTCTTGGAATCTTTGAACGGGCATTACAACCCTTTCCTGCTGCTTTAAACATTTACAAGGAGGTTTATAAAGACTAA
- a CDS encoding bifunctional alpha,alpha-trehalose-phosphate synthase (UDP-forming)/trehalose-phosphatase codes for MKTKLILWFDLFSVLSLENKYKKTMKRFLIISNRLPVQIAISDDNIDVTPSVGGLATGMQSVSKSFKSSWIGWSGVEAQNLSSEQQKKVDNALAKENCIDVNLTEEEVELYYEGFSNKTIWPLFHYFSQFVEYEEDQWQAYKAVNQKFADVIAENMEGVDKIWVHDYHLLLLPQMIKERFPEVTIGFFLHIPFPSYEVFRILPWRNEIINGMLGADLLGFHTFDYERHFMSSVRRLLGYDIQINEISLPRRIVKVDNFPMGIDYDKFHDAAIASQKKSVRDKSEVRKELERYYLLYPETKFILSIDRLDYSKGLINRLEAFEYFLQEYPEYRDKVTLVLLAVPSRVGVEQYQQMKSEVDEIVGRVNGKYSSINRMPIWYFYRSLPFQNLVDLYNYCEIALITPIRDGMNLVAKEFIASKTDGRGVLILSEMAGASKEMSEALIINPNDKAQIAAAIQTAIEMPDEEQIERNTILQKRLKRYNVEKWANDFLNSLEKVKMSEEIYLAKKLTKIAQKSLVKDICGSDSRVFFLDYDGTLTGFKNNPGHAKPDEALYDLLDELDANPKNKVVLISGRDKDTFEKWFGHKPYTLIVEHGVWVRSPEKTWQMIEPLDDSWKESIRSSLEFYVDRTPGSFIEEKNYSLVWHYRKSDPELGVNRAIELKDELTSLVTNLNLEILEGNKVIEIKNRGINKGRAAQKLLHEFPAEKIVAIGDDWTDEFLFAEIPDSAITIKVGLAKTIAKYKVENVTEVRQLLKEFCC; via the coding sequence ATGAAAACTAAATTAATTTTGTGGTTCGACTTATTTTCCGTATTATCCCTCGAAAACAAATATAAAAAAACTATGAAGCGTTTTCTAATTATTTCAAATAGATTACCAGTGCAGATCGCCATTTCCGACGATAATATAGATGTAACTCCAAGTGTGGGAGGACTGGCTACCGGGATGCAGTCAGTTAGTAAATCCTTTAAAAGCAGTTGGATAGGTTGGTCGGGAGTAGAGGCCCAAAACCTTAGCTCCGAACAACAAAAGAAAGTTGATAACGCCCTGGCAAAAGAAAACTGTATTGATGTAAATTTAACAGAAGAAGAGGTTGAATTATATTATGAAGGATTCAGCAATAAAACCATTTGGCCCTTATTCCATTATTTTAGTCAGTTTGTTGAATATGAGGAAGATCAGTGGCAGGCCTACAAGGCGGTGAACCAAAAATTTGCCGATGTTATTGCTGAAAATATGGAAGGAGTGGATAAAATCTGGGTTCATGATTATCATCTTTTACTTCTGCCACAAATGATAAAAGAAAGATTCCCTGAAGTTACCATTGGTTTCTTTTTGCATATTCCCTTTCCATCATACGAGGTATTTCGAATTCTACCCTGGAGAAACGAAATTATAAACGGTATGCTTGGTGCCGATTTACTTGGCTTCCACACTTTTGATTATGAAAGACACTTTATGAGTTCTGTTCGCCGGCTTTTGGGCTATGATATTCAAATCAATGAAATTAGTCTCCCGAGAAGAATTGTAAAAGTAGATAACTTCCCTATGGGAATTGATTATGATAAATTTCACGATGCAGCTATTGCTTCCCAGAAAAAGTCGGTCCGTGATAAATCCGAAGTCAGAAAAGAGCTGGAAAGATATTATCTTCTGTATCCCGAGACCAAATTTATTTTGTCTATCGACAGGCTCGATTACAGTAAAGGCTTGATTAATCGTTTGGAAGCTTTTGAATATTTTTTGCAGGAATACCCCGAGTATCGCGACAAAGTAACCTTGGTTCTTCTTGCGGTACCCTCAAGAGTAGGAGTTGAACAATACCAGCAAATGAAAAGTGAAGTAGACGAAATCGTTGGACGGGTAAACGGTAAATATTCATCGATAAACCGTATGCCAATCTGGTATTTTTATCGGTCCTTGCCTTTTCAAAATTTGGTTGATTTATATAACTATTGCGAGATTGCACTTATAACTCCTATTCGCGACGGTATGAATTTGGTGGCAAAAGAATTTATCGCTTCAAAAACGGATGGGAGGGGAGTGTTGATACTGAGTGAGATGGCCGGTGCTTCAAAAGAGATGAGTGAAGCATTGATTATTAATCCGAATGACAAAGCCCAAATTGCAGCAGCGATTCAAACCGCTATCGAAATGCCGGATGAAGAGCAAATTGAAAGAAATACAATTCTTCAAAAAAGGTTAAAACGTTATAACGTTGAAAAATGGGCAAATGACTTTTTGAATAGTCTGGAAAAAGTGAAAATGAGCGAGGAAATATATCTTGCAAAAAAACTTACAAAAATTGCACAGAAATCGCTTGTGAAAGATATTTGTGGTTCGGATAGCCGGGTTTTCTTTCTTGACTACGACGGAACATTAACCGGCTTTAAGAATAATCCCGGTCATGCAAAACCCGATGAAGCTCTTTACGATTTGCTTGATGAACTTGATGCAAATCCGAAGAATAAAGTAGTTTTAATTAGCGGGCGCGATAAAGATACATTTGAAAAGTGGTTTGGCCACAAACCTTATACACTTATAGTAGAACACGGTGTTTGGGTGAGGTCGCCCGAAAAAACGTGGCAGATGATTGAACCGCTTGACGATTCCTGGAAAGAGAGCATTCGCTCATCGCTGGAGTTTTATGTTGATCGTACACCGGGCTCTTTTATTGAAGAGAAAAATTACAGTTTGGTTTGGCATTACAGAAAATCGGACCCGGAACTGGGAGTGAACAGGGCCATTGAATTGAAAGATGAACTTACAAGTTTAGTGACAAACCTGAATCTGGAAATATTAGAAGGAAACAAAGTAATAGAAATTAAAAACAGAGGTATTAACAAAGGTCGTGCAGCACAAAAGTTACTACACGAATTTCCGGCTGAAAAAATTGTGGCTATCGGAGACGACTGGACAGATGAATTTTTATTTGCAGAAATCCCTGACTCTGCAATAACGATTAAAGTTGGACTTGCAAAGACAATTGCAAAGTACAAGGTGGAAAATGTTACAGAAGTCAGACAGTTGCTAAAAGAATTTTGCTGCTAA